TTTCTGCACCGATCAAGGGATGTCAAGCCCTGGTAAGGTTCTTCGCGTTGCGTCGAATTAAACCACATGCTCCACCGCTTGTGCGGGCCCCCGTCAATTCCTTTGAGTTTTAACCTTGCGGCCGTACTCCCCAGGCGGGATGCTTATTGTGTTAACTGCGGCACTGAGGGGGTCGATACCCCCAACACCTAGCATCCATCGTTTACGGCTGGGACTACCGGGGTATCTAATCCCGTTTGCTCCCCCAGCTTTCGTGCATCAGCGTCAGTGCAGGACCAGGTAACCGCCTTCGCCACTGGTGTTCCTCCCGATATCTACGCATTTCACCGCTACACCGGGAATTCCATTACCCTCTTCCTGACTCGAGATCCGCAGTATCGAGGCCGTGCCCCGAGTTGAGCCCGGATATTTCAACCCCGACTTACGAATCCGCCTACGCACCCTTTACGCCCAATAATTCCGAACAACGCTTGCCCCCTACGTCTTACCGCGGCTGCTGGCACGTAGTTAGCCGGGGCTTCCTCCAGGGGTACCGTCATAATCGTCCCCCTCGACAGCACTTTACGACCCGAAGGCCTTCCTCGTGCACGCGGCGTCGCTCCGTCAGGCTTTCGCCCATTGCGGAAAATTCCTCACTGCTGCCTCCCGTAGGAGTCTGGGCCGTGTCTCAGTCCCAGTGTGGCTGGTCGTCCTCTCAGACCAGCTACCCATCGTTGCCTTGGTGGGCCATTACCTCACCAACTAGCTAATGGGCCGCAGCCCCCTCTAACCGCGCATTGCTGCTTTCATCGTCAAGCGATGCCGCTCAACGATCGTATCAGGTATTAGCTAACCTTTCGGCTAGTTATCCCGGACGGTAAGGCAGGTTGACTACGTGTTACTCACCCGTCTGCCACTAACACTTCATCTGTATTGCTACAAAGTGGTGTCCGTTCGACTTGCATGTGTTAGGCACGCCGCCAGCGTTAGTCCTGAGCCAGGATCAAACTCTCCATTAAATCTTACGACAACCGGTCACACATACGACCGACCATAAAGGTCGGTCCCACAGGATCGGTGCCAAATCATCAACGAGCCGTCTGAAGGCTCTATAGCTTGCGATCGACGATTATCGATCGCTTACAACACCGGAGGGGCTAAAGCCGAATCCGATGAGGGTCCAGGCACTGGCGCCCGGACGTTTGAATTGATTTCCTTCGAACCCCTTAGAATAATAAAGACCGGCTTGCGCCAGTCCGATTCCTTGCGGCTCTCGGGACCCACGAATTTATTCGCGTTTGCGCTGTTTAGTTTTCAAAGAACAGACGCGGCAGAGCCGAGCCACCAAGGTATATTACCACTATGGCCGGGACGCGTCAAGCGCGAGCTTCGGGACAGAACGGTGAGCTAGTGACCGCTGCAGATGACATACACGTCCGCCACCTGACCCGGCTGGAGCAGACTGCTGCACGGGTCCGCGATACGCGCCTGCTCGAGCTTCGTTTTTGACTGCAGTGCAAACGCCGCGACCAACACCAAGTGATCGTGCGGTTTGACGCCGATCCCGGCTGCAAGCGACTTCGGGTAGCCTGCGCGCTCGAATAAGAGCCGATAGTCGCCGCCGCGCAGTCCATTGAGCGTGAATTGGCCCTGAGCGTCGGTCATCGCAGTGGCATCGGCCACAGTAGAACCGACCCGGTACGCAGTGACTTTGACGCCGGCGAGCGGGTCGTTCTTGCGAGCATCGACGACACGGCCTGAAATCGCGGACGCGGTTGCCGTTTGCGCGGCTACTTGATAAGCGCCAGGCGCCGCCGACGAGGAGAGAGCGGCTGCGGGCGACGCCAACGCGAGGCCCGCCGTAAGAATCGCGATTAGACGCTTCATACCTAATATTATCCCCGCTACCACGCGAACCGAAACAACTCGTTCATGATCTGTCCGGAGCTTGTCGCCGGGCGAATAAAATCGGCCGCTACCGGCAAGAGAGGAACCGCTTTGGCCGTGCCCTCCATAGCCTCGCGGCTGATGCCCGCAGTGCGAAAATTGCGAGGCAATCCGGCCTCTAAGCCCAATCTGCGGACCGCGCCGATAACCCCGTCGGCTGCTTCGATTTCGTCGGATGCGGCTGCCAGTTCGAACGCAGGCGCGAGACTTGCGATCCGATCTGCGCACGCGCGGCGGACGAACGCGAGCGCAAACGGGAGCACGAGTGCTACACATAACGCGTAACTCAGCGAAGAGCGATCGTGCAGAGCTTCGCCAATCGACCGGGCGACGCCGGCCTGGGAATGGCGCGTTGTGTCGCCCGCCCGCGCCGCGGCGATCAACATCGTCATCGCGGTCGACGAATCGAGCGTTTCGCCACTTATCGCATGCAGCAATCCACGACGCAATCCGCTCACAGCTTCGATGGCCAAAGCGACGGTCGCGACGCTCGCGGCGCTGTCACAGACCG
This sequence is a window from Candidatus Eremiobacteraceae bacterium. Protein-coding genes within it:
- a CDS encoding carboxypeptidase-like regulatory domain-containing protein — protein: MKRLIAILTAGLALASPAAALSSSAAPGAYQVAAQTATASAISGRVVDARKNDPLAGVKVTAYRVGSTVADATAMTDAQGQFTLNGLRGGDYRLLFERAGYPKSLAAGIGVKPHDHLVLVAAFALQSKTKLEQARIADPCSSLLQPGQVADVYVICSGH
- a CDS encoding iron-containing alcohol dehydrogenase; this translates as MEHAQLGSDAAAEDRGHSTSSTDAASILESFGVRRAVVVVTPSLAKSEILADLIDGFAQAEVALVGVNHCPTNRDIDGIVSLGGGSIIRTARESSFALSGARHVAVPTTTSCVEHFGDISAPRPDAVVLDARGIQSVPREQFVAQAFNAMTFAIEAVCDSAASVATVALAIEAVSGLRRGLLHAISGETLDSSTAMTMLIAAARAGDTTRHSQAGVARSIGEALHDRSSLSYALCVALVLPFALAFVRRACADRIASLAPAFELAAASDEIEAADGVIGAVRRLGLEAGLPRNFRTAGISREAMEGTAKAVPLLPVAADFIRPATSSGQIMNELFRFAW